The Suricata suricatta isolate VVHF042 chromosome 3, meerkat_22Aug2017_6uvM2_HiC, whole genome shotgun sequence genome contains the following window.
GTCCAAATCAGCTGCTAGCTgataggagtgtgtgtgtgtgtgtgtgtgtgtgtgtgtgtgtgtgtgtgtgtagtttattAGTTTGTTTGTCTGAGCCAGCGAGAGACcaagcagagggcagagagcgagggagagaaacccaagccagcttgtcagttcagagcctgatgcggggctcacctcacgaactgtgagaccatggctCCGGGGCTGAAAccatcagatgctcaacccactgagccacccaggagccctttgtgtgttttaattttttttctgttttttatttatttatgacagacAGAGAGCGTGATCagtggagggtgagagagagagagggagacacagaatctgaaacaggctccaggctctgagttagctgtctgcacagggccggatgcggggcttgaacccacgatgaGACCctagcctgagccaaagccagccgcttaaccgaccgagccccccaggtgccccctctgtgTTTAGAAGAAGCACCCTCCGTGCGGACCCGGTCCTCCAGGACTGAGATGCGCCCCGTCGTCAGGGTACCTCTCTGCAAGGAGTGCCTTCGTGTGCAGACAGAGGTGCCGCTTCCGTCGTTGGAGGTGGCCCTGTGTGCATCCGTGTTGGTGAGGGAGTTTCAGGTCAGAAGGTGATGTCACCCTTTGCTAGCCCCTTGGGTGGCTCCTTTGTGCCGAGCACGAGCTGCACAATGGTGTGGCCGTCTTGACCTGGGACGCGACCTGCAGCCGTGCTGCCCATGGGCCTCTGGGCGTGGGGGCGCGGCTTCCCTAGGGTCTGGGTCTCTGTGCGCAAGATCAGGCCCACTGGCCGTAAGCCCGGCACCTGACCTGCAGCCTAGCCGCTCTCTGTGGCGTGTGGACCGTCATGGGTCTAGGCCTCCATCTATACCTGTGACTCCGATCTTTGCTGACGGTGACCCACAGCCAAACATAGATTTTGCGGCCCAGCACACGGACGCACGCACACACCTGTCACAGACAACCCGGACAATAAGCTTCATGAAGTGACACTTAGCTTCACTGCAGAGGGTGCGTTCCGGTATTTTTCTCCTGTtctaatttgaaatgtttttcgaATAAAATAAAGGCCTGGTCGAGATCCCtaaaatttattcttgatttCCCCGCCCCAAGGGTCTCGAGCTATAGTTGAAACACTGGTGCCCAAGGCCTGGGCCCTGCTGGACACCTGTCTGGGGGCCGGGGGCCTCTCTTGGGGCTGAGGTTCTCCCCAGCAGGCTGGGCCTCCCTGCAGGGCCCCaggccccttccccttccctccaggcTCAGCCCCTCAGCCCTGCTGGTGCACTTATGGCCCCCATCCTCTCCCCAGGGACACTGGATTCAGTCCCCTGGGGGCGCTCTGAACGTGgtgcctccttcccacccccactcctgggGCCAGGGAAGCCGGGAGCAGAacgggggcggggaggcagagggagtaCCCAGGACGTGGGGTGGCAACCACAGGGCTGAGCTGTGTTAATAAATCATGGAGGcgagggcctgggggaggggagactggcagggaagggggggccgtggataaataattcattaaacaaataaacaaggagCCTGTGAGAGGGAGGACTGAGCACATGTGTGCGAGCGGGAGGCAGCCGCCGGCTCCAGACATGAAATATTCAGGGCTCCGCACCTTGCCCGGGGCCCACGTGGGTGCCCAGTGCGGGCGGGCTGCGGGGCGCCTGGTGCCCGTGAGGAGGGCGCTGCGTGTACCTCTGACTTTTCCAAGTATGTGTGTCGCATGGCTACCTGGTGCTCAGTGTCCTGTGCAGACATggagcccccaggcacctgcGGGCAGGGGACACCACCTCGGCCACTGCCATGCGGCCCGGGACATAGGACACAGGGTACGGTGTAtggagggctggtgggggtgcGGTGGCCTCTGACGCTAGCCACACCCTGGCCCCTCTCATGAACCCAGCAAGGGCATGAAGCGAGGGCACCGCTTGGACGGGTCATGGGGGGTGTGAACCCCCTGAAAGTGCCTCAAGGAAAACTGAGAGGGAGGCACATGGCTTAGCAGTGAGCAGGCTGGGTGCGGGGCGTCTGCTGGCTGGGTCAGGGCACTGTGCGAGTCCTGATCTCTGTGTTgcaggttcgagtcccacattgggggaagagattatttaaaaataacatatttttaaatgtttatttatttttgagacagagaaagagaggctgggtgagcgggggcggggtggggggcagacacccccaagcagattccacactgccagcagagagcctgacacggggctcaaacccacgaaccgagaggtCGTGAtactgagcagaagtcggatgctcagctgattgaaaaaaacctttaaaaacaaaacaaaacaaaaaaatcttaaaaaacaaacaaacacacaggatGGACTTGGGTTTGCGCTCCCACTCTGCAGCTCACCAGCACTGAACTTACCTAACTCCTCCCAGGCGGCTCCTTCATCTGCAACGTGGGCGGAGCAGAGCCCTTGTGGGAGGAGCTGTTCTCAGGGAATAAGGACccgtggggggggggcacttagCACAGGGCTGAGGCCCCTGAGGCCGCCTGAGGCTTGGGGGTCTTCATCGCcattatttgtattcatttatgtattttaaaacatactttatttttaatgtttttagatttacttatttatgtattggAGTACGTGTGGGCGTGAGcacgtggaggaggggcagggagagggggagagagattccccagcaggccccatgctgtcagcacggagcccgaagtggggctcaaacccacgaactgtgagatcatgacctgagcccaaatcaacagttggacactcaaccgactgagccgcccgcccagatgcccctgaggtatttgagtaatctctacacccagagattgagtggggctcaaactcataacccagAGGTCGAGTCACACGCTTCACCTCCACCGACAGAGGCGGCCGGGGGCCCGTCTCCAGTATTACTGAGAGGTCCTCTCCGGAGGCCTGCCCCCAGGATTAGCCCCAGACTCCCTCTCTCGTTTGTTCTGTTCTCCAAGCTTCTCTAAAAGCTATCACCATGCGCGgtcagcccagggctggggggcgggggccgggggggggaggggattcAGCCAGAAACGGAAAGTACCCATCCTTGAAGGTGTGGAAGGAGGGGTCCCTGACCTCCTCAGACCGAAGGTCGTCTTAACCCCTAGACCCagactctcttctctttcctgccaCCACACTTAGCTTTCTAGCGAGCGGCTGcaaggagacagagggagtgggtgggggtcCCTGAGCGGCCTCACAGTGCCCGCTGCCCCCTCCTCATTTGCCAGAACTCCAGCCCCCAACTTCTGCCTGGTGGTTGAAGGCACCCTGGTGAAGACGGCTAGGCCTGGGCAAGACCCAGGGGAGTGGTgcccagggtgggtggggggatccCAGGGCAGAGAGCCCCAGAGGGCCCGGGCGGGGCGGCGGGCCTCCTGGTAGGCTCCGGCATTCCCAGCGCTCCACAGTCCCCGGGAAAGGCTCCGCTCCCTGCAGGAGAGAGCCAGCAGGCAGGTCTGAGCTGGCCTGCTCCTCCGCAGACAGGAgcacaggctgggggagggggccgaggTCTCCGTGGGGAGGGGTGGTTGTAACCCCTGTGTCTCCTCTGGGGAGCCAGGGACAGAGGGCACCGCAGCCCGGACACACCCGCCGGAGCCCGGGGCCCAGCCCGCTGCCCACGGGGGAGCCAAGAGTCTGGGCCCCCGAGTGAAGACGTGTCGGCCCACCGCTTCCCAAAGGGCCAGCGCGGTTCCTGCTTCCCGCCCCTGGGCGGGGCAGGTCCGGGCTGGTCCGCACAAGAGTGTCACCGCAGACATGGATCCGTGTGCGCAGGAAACGGGACCCCAGACGGCACACCTCCACTGCCCGCACACACGGAGGCAGGCCACGCAGCCGGGAGGGCCAACGGCTGAGCTGGGACCGCGCggactctctctcacacacacacacacacacacacacacaccacagccaCACCCTGCGCTCTCCACATCCCCTGCCCGCCTTCAACTTTGTCCTTCAAAGCCCAAGTCTTCTCAGAGCCGCTCTCCGAGCACTTTATTGGTGGCTGTGTGGTGGCATTTGCACTTGGCATTATATTTATTTGTCGGACAGTCTGTCTTCCTGAGTAATCTGAAGAATCCTTCAGGGAAGGGATCTTATCTTACGCAAGTGCCTGGTCCTGCATGCGGCCTGGGGTTTGGTTGGTACCGGTAGGTAAGGGTTCACAAATCATTGCCCAAGTGACACACATAGGGAAAACGCGCCGGGCCAGCGGGATGGCCGTGTGGGGCCCCCAGCAGCACACCCGATAACCAGCACCCACTGCTCAtgcctctggcccctcccctcctggcccccTGCCTCCAGGCTTCCTGAGAgggcctcctctctgctcctctgacGGTGTGACACCACGAATCTGGCCTCCACCTGAGGGCTGGCAGGCAAGCTAAGGGTTAATGACACCTCATCAATGTCTAATTGGGGGAAGGAAGCCTTGGCCTTGCTAGATCGTGGCCCTGGTCCCAGCACCCTGCTGGGCGTGTGGGTGACTTGGCTGAgacccccagccccgcccagggCACCTCCCCCACCATTTGCTTTGCCACTTTAGTCTCTAGGCCACAGATCAGCCCTCCCCATCTGTCAGCAAACTGCCACCGGGAGAGGCCGACTTCCCTCTCTGTCTTGCTAGGCTGCGCCCCCTCCCACCTGAGGGGACACTGCcgctgggagaggggtggggtagggaaggaactggagagagagagagagattctggaGCTGCTAAGGGATAAAGTCGGGATACAGACGCGCGACAGGGCTGGGGATGTGGGGCTGTCTGCTCAATTTGACCTTAAATGAAGAGAATGCAAATGAGGTGCAGACGAGATGCAGAACAGAGGATCTCAGAATTAGCATTCCGAGCGGGCGCTTGCGCCGGACCCCCACGCCACCACCAGCGCNNNNNNNNNNNNNNNNNNNNNNNNNNNNNNNNNNNNNNNNNNNNNNNNNNNNNNNNNNNNNNNNNNNNNNNNNNNNNNNNNNNNNNNNNNNNNNNNNNNNTGCCGAGGCGGCCGCCCAGGCGCCTGCCTTCTCCCGCAGCGGGGCGAGACCCCCACGGTCCTCAGGGGGCCCGGCGGGGACTACGGCCTCtctggggtgaggaggaggagggcggcGGCGGTGCCCCGGTTTCCAGCAGCTCGAACCCAGGGCCAGGAGACCGGCTGTGGCTCATCCTCCAGCTCAGACGCCACCCTCTCCGTGCCCAGCCCCTCGCGGTCTGGCCTGCCGGCACCGGCACCTACAGACGGGGCGTCCTCGGCCAGGGGCCTGGAAGGGGGGACCGAACCGACTGGAGCCTGCTGCCCCCGCGGTGCCGCCCCCCCAACACCCACCCCGCAGGCAGAGCGGGGCGATCAGCCAGGCGGACCCTGGTCCCTGGTCCGACCTTGACGGCAGCCGGTCAGTCTCCGGACCCCGCGCCCCACGCCGCCCCGTGTGTTCACACGCCGCCTCTCGCGGCCGCAGCGGCAGAGCTAATCAGCACCCACCTATCGATCGCTGGCTCGGTGCCAGGGGAGGCTGCGGGGCACCGGGGCGGGCAGGGCACAGCTGCGGGGGAAGGGGCGCCCCTTCCCCTGGCTGCACCCGGGACGCATCCAGAGAGGGGACACTGGttgggcttggggtggggggaggatcaTAGCCTTGCTagccagaggagggagagatggtGTGGGGCTGAGAGCAGAGGGGCCCTCCCTCCtcggccccaccccctcctcataAAAGCGAAGAACAAAGAAGCCGCCGGGGAAGGAGGCTTTGATCTGACCCCACCTTTCAGTTCTAGGCCAGGCACTGCCCGGACTGCcccggggaggggaagggtgccCAGCTGCAGGGACCCAGGCGTTCTGAAACTTGGGCGCTGTCTTTCCGGCAGTCCTTGCTTTTGCCCTGGCACCCTGCTAGGTGCTCCCAGCcttggccccaggccccagcggGTGGGCTGTCAGGAGCATCTGCCCTCCCCAGCACCGAAAGCCAGCTAGGGGGGCCGGAGAGGGTGCCAAGCGCTACAGCTGCTGCTGGCATCCACCCCACACGGCCCAGAGGGGTGCTGCTGGCCTGCAATGGATGGCCTGGGCACAGCGGGCACGGAGGTCAGGCTGAGCGGAGCTGAGAGCAGAGGCAGCAGGCAGCCCAGGTGTCAGGGAGGAGCCagagggcggtggggggggggagagccaCAAAAAAGGGGTGGTTTATTGAAGGTTTGGTCCAGACACTTACAAAAATACAAACTGGCATGACGTCCAGCCTCATGGCAAGTCCGTCTTCATAGAAGACAAGCAAGTGgccccctggggagggggagtgctGCCCCAGGGACACGGTCCCCAGGAGGCCGGGCACAGCCCTGGGCCTTTTCCTTGCCCTGGTCTGGCAGGCCACCCGTCCCCAGGTCTTCGGTCTTGGCGCCCAACAGGCTCAAGGATTCCATCCCACCACATCCCAGTCCTGCCGGGGGCCGGGCTGAGGACATCTGAGCAGCAGCCGGCCCCGCTGTGTGTCCTGCCTGGgctcggggggcgggggctgtgtGCAGCTCCCTGCAGGGCCTCTCCAGCCGGTGATGAGGGGCCAGCCCCTGGAAGGTCGCCTCGGACCCTCCGACCTCTCCCAGCACTCTTCCGACGGCCTGGCTGGCTTGACGCTCGGGGCCCCTCCTCCGGGGAGACGTGCGAGGGCTCTCGCTCCCGGCGTGGCGGGGGTCCACGTGGCTCAGAGAACTCGAAGCAGACGCAAAACTGggagcagcaacagcagcaagaGACAGAGGGGGCTGGGCGCTCCTCCCCCTTGCCACCCGGAAGTGCCGCTCTCTCCAGGGCTTCCCACAGGATGGGCTGACTCCGACCCTGCAGGGGGGCAGCACTGATGGACCCTCCCTACcagcagcctcctccctgccctcccgctCAGCTGCTCACTCCCGTCCCAGTTCGGCCCCGGGCTTGATGGATATTGCCCTGGAGATGCCACCCCTTGGCCTGGCATAAAGGGGCTccaggggggccctgggtggctccgtcagttgagcgtccaactttggctgaggtcatgatctcacagttcatgggttcgagccccatgtcagactctgtgcggacagctcagagcctggatcctgcttcggatcctgtgtctccctctctttctgcccctcccccagtcacactctcaaaaataaattaacatttaaaaaaatttacaaagggATACAGTGGACGCTCCCACAAAGCCAAAGGCCCCAGCTGGGCCCCTCAGGGTCTGGTGCTCCCAGACTGttcccccccgctccccccctcACTCCCAAGGGCCCCACCCACTTACGCCTCTCCTTGCAGCAGACAGACACCTGGAGCCTCAGGCAGCGGCCGGAACTCTCCGGGGTGGGCACCGCTGCGTGGGGGGGATTGGGAGGAAGACATTAGCACAGGCTAGTTTGCACGCctcagaccctgcttcagacCCTTTGGATCCATCTTCTCTCCAGGTCCCTGGAAAGCCTGCCCGTACTTTTGGCCACATCTTGGTGCCAGACTCCCTGTGCCCCATCATGTCCCCTCCCCTGGCGCCTCCTGCTCTCTCCGCTCTCACGAGCTCACCCTAGATGCCCCCCCCTTCAGGCTTGGACTCAGAGTGCCCTCCGGCGCTTGCCCACCCCGGGCGCGGCCGGTGTGCCCTCCTCACTCACAGATGTAGTAGTAGGTTTCTCCAGGCAGGAACTCGAAGCCAAGGGAGAAGGGTGTGAAGCGCTGAATCTTTTCCGAGAACCGAACAGGGCCAAAGGGAGCGAAAGGGAGGGCACACTCCCAGCGCTTGAAGGCGCCCGGCCCCTGGGCCTCGCAGGCCTCATAGCCCGGCCGGTCCACCATGTATAAGGCAAATGTTTCGGGGCCGTCCGGGGGCGCGGGCCCTTCATAGTGCGGGCAGAAGATGTCTAGGTAATCGTTGAGGCCCAGCTCCACCACTGCGTCTCCTCCAAGCAGCCTGCAGGCACAAGGCAGGTGTGGGCTGAAGGGGCATGAGGGCCGGAGAGACCCCCTCCAGAGCTCCCGCCAGCCTCTTCCCCACTCGCCGGACAGGGAGCGGCTCAGGAGGGCCTGAGCTTCCCAGCCTGACAACTTCTGGAGACAGTCAAGACACGGGGGACTAACCAACTCACAGGTCCTGAGAGGCTAAGGGACACACAAGAAGGCCACGCACCACGCCCTCCGTTTTCAGGTGGGAGCTGCCACCCGGCTCTGCAGCCCCAGCGCCCGATGGAGGGTCTGACACACATCACCTCGTACTTGATAAATGTCAGGCAGGGGGCTGCCGCAAAgctggggcacagagggaggggtaCCAGCGCGGTCCTGGCTGCGGAGGGGGGGCCAGGAACGCCATCCTCATCGGAAGCAGAGGCAGGAAGACTGCTTTCAATACTGCAGAGAATGCCGCggacaaaagagaaagagggagcggGGGgacctcctttttctctccaggtCAAGGAAATGTTGGACACGGAGCAGAAGCCTTTCCACATGTTAACCAATCTTCGGCCTCCTGGGGATTCCCTTCTCTACCTCCTGGGAGGTGCCTGCGGGGGCCAGGAcaggcgggaggggaggggacaggctgcCCACCACCGTCCAGTCCCCGCGGCACACACACAGCCCAGCCTGACCCACGAAAGCTCTCCATCTATCCCTCAATGGGTGGTCTAAGGACCACCTGCATCCGGAGTTCtaattagaaatgcagattcctgggctcaGCTCAGACGGACTAGAACACGAGCTGGGCCTTGGTAGGACTTGTTCCAGAACATCCCTTGTACCTGAAACAGTGTCCTGCccaaacactcaataaatatttgtagactgAATGAATGAGCCAGAAACCTCAGGGTTGGGGGCTAGGAACCCGAATTTCTAACATGTTCTTCAAGTGATTCAGAGGCACTGGTCTGGAACAGAGAGGGGCTCTGGGAGCTGGAGGACAATAGCAGTTATCACGTGGTCCTGGTATTGTGCCTGTGGCCTGTCGGGGTCTGCTGCCCTGGGGGTCCTCGGGCTGGGAGAGGCCAGAGCTGAGGTCTTCTCTCTGCACCCTGCACCCCAGCACACGCCTTGCGCCCAGCACGCTGCGTCATGCCTGTTAGTGAGCGAGCACACGCACAGTCGCAGACCGCTTCAAGTATCAGAAAGGCAAACAGATGGAGAAAGCAGAGAGGCACGGAGAACTGGGGAGGAAGATGAAAACACTCGAAAATACCGAAGTTCAAAGGCtcaggagaaagaaataataatgtttGTCTGTACAGCCTGCACTTCCTTCACACATGTGACCTCGGCCGGCCAGCCCGATTTCCCAGGGCACCAGGTATTatgagcccattttacagatgagataacTGAGGTTAAGGAGGTCAACCGACTTGCCCAAAGGTGATTCTGCTGGAAGAGCAGGACCGGGACTGGACAAAAATAGAAGGGCGGATGGTGGCGGAGATGAAAGCAGAGATAGCTAGTGAGATCAGGAGACAgcgagggcagaggggaggcccaGCAAGCAGAAGCTTAAATCACGGTCTTTCAGGAGAGTAAAGCCCCCTCCCACCCTACCCAGACCGCCCACCCCGGCTCGGGCAAGAGGGCGGGggatgggggtgtgtgtggaattagcaggggagaggccagaaGCCAGGGGGCGGGGCTCGGAGCACAGGCCGTGGCCCCCCAGCTCCCGGCTCCTAGGTCCCGCCATCCGCCTGCGGAGCGGGGGTCCTCCGCCCGCCCCCCAACACTCTCGGGCGGGGGGAGCCCGGTGCGCGCCtcgcccctctcctccccctccccctcccccgccggctCAAACAAAGGAGCCCCGGCGCGCNNNNNNNNNNNNNNNNNNNNNNNNNNNNNNNNNNNNNNNNNNNNNNNNNNNNNNNNNNNNNNNNNNNNNNNNNNNNNNNNNNNNNNNNNNNNNNNNNNNNGGGCCCGGCCCGCCGCCGCCGGGGTTCGGCCCGGCTACCTGGGGTTACTGGAGTTCCAGTAGACGGCGTAGCGGAGGCCGGAGCCCCCTCGCAGCGGGGAGCTGAGGAGCGCGGCCCAGAGGACAGCCCGCAGCAGGGGCAGCAGCCGCATCGCCCCCGGGCTCCGCTCTGGTCTGGTCCGGCCGGTCCCGGCCCGCTTCGCTGCCGCGGCGAGAAAGGTAcgaagtggaggtgggggggaggtgcggggctggggggggggtgcggagaCTCGCGGGCCACGCCCCCGGCAACTTTCCACCAATGGGGGCGCACCCCCGCCTCTCCGCTCCGAGCCAACTCCAGTTAACTCTCTGCGCGCCGAGGCGCGCGCCGGGTTCACCCAGGTCCCACCCGGGCTGCGGCGCGTCgcgagggggcgggaggggcgaCGTGGGCCACTGTCTGGGAGTCCATTTTGGGGAGATCGCGCCTTTGGCGTCTGCGTTGGTACCGGGTAGGAGGTCTTATTACAGATTTGGTAGGTTGAAAAGGAGCACGCGCCCTCTGGCCGGCAGGAGGAAAAAGTGAGGCACCGGCGGGGGTCCCCAAAGTCCGTCCCGCTCTACGTGAgaatgttgccttttttttttttttttttttttttgcccatccAGGGATAGCGCCAGTGTCGGAAGGGACAGGTCTCCTCCTGGGACtctgcccagccccaccctcccTTGCAGAACCTTAAAGGTGCGCTCGTGCCCACCTCGGGATTGGCGCCTGTCCCTTTCCGCCCCACACCTTCGTCCTGGGCTGGGGACCCACGCGGCCCCATTCCCGAAGACGGAATAATAAGGCGGATTGCGGCCTATACAATGCACCTTTGTTCCCAAGCCGTCAGGTGGGgcggtgagggtggggaggaggcaggtgcACGGCCTTGGGATCGTGGGAGCCGCCGCCCCGCTCCGCCCCGGCTCCGGGGCTCTGAGAACACCACACCAGCCAGATCCACTTTTCCCAGCCACTGGTGAGAGGGTGGGGACGAACTGGCCGCCTGGTTGATAGCCGCCTGTGGGGGCCGCGCAGACTTGGGCGCGAGGACTTGGCGACTGAAGGGTGGCACGGGGTTTTACAACTCTCCTGTGGTACTGGATTGCGCACAGTCATCCCAGACCGGGCAGAAACAAGCCGCGAGCATCCCGGGGACCGGCTCCGAGCCGGCCAGGGACTCGCCCTCCCTGGCCCGCCTTCGTCCGAGGCGGCAGCGTCTCCTGGCGGCCGGACTTGGAACCGCATCAGGGGCGACCGGACATGCCCAGAACCTACAAACTCCGAGGCGCAGTGCCCAGACCTCACGTTTATTGCACTGAACACGGACAGGCTGTGTGCACCTCTCTCAGCCCAGTCcagagcccagcccctccccgacCCAAGCTGCCACGGCGTGAGTGGGTCCCTAGGGTGCTGCTCAGCCACCTGCGCTGGTGCCTGGGGTCTTCTGGGGTCTCCACGTCCAGGCCTCGTCTCCTTGGGTCATCGCGGGGGACTCCAGGGACTGGTGGCCTCTTGAAGTCCGAGGTCCAGGTTTCAGGCCGCAGAGCCACAGCAGGGGTCAGAGGTAGAGcgagggggctgctgggggcagtGGCGCAGGCCTGGGGTGCCAGAAGCCAAGCGAAGAGGTCAGAGGTGCCTTTCCCCAGACCAGtcacccctcccacccaccttccccgCCCTGCCCCCGCTCGCCTACCTGGCGGGAACCACTCCCAGTTGGGTTCCAGGTCTTGGGCCAGGGAGGTCAGCAGAAGGGCCCTGGGGGTCGGCAGGCAGCGGCTTTCTAGGGGGTGGGGGCTTGGCGGGtccctgagagagaaagagagagagcgacaaGGCAGGAGGCTGGCTTGGGAGGGGTGTCTTGGGGCCCACCCCAGTTGCTGGGGACACCAGCTTCAGAGGTCACCTTTGTCTCCAAACCTGTCACCAATAAAGGGCACTAGCGGACGTGCCCTCTGGCACAGAGGGGCATTTCACCATGTGGGCacccgggtgggggaggggctgcgcccttctctccccccactgTTACCTTCGGGTGCCTCACCACCGGGTCGGCGGGCAGAGGGCGGGTGGGGGGA
Protein-coding sequences here:
- the EFNA4 gene encoding ephrin-A4 encodes the protein MRLLPLLRAVLWAALLSSPLRGGSGLRYAVYWNSSNPRLLGGDAVVELGLNDYLDIFCPHYEGPAPPDGPETFALYMVDRPGYEACEAQGPGAFKRWECALPFAPFGPVRFSEKIQRFTPFSLGFEFLPGETYYYISVPTPESSGRCLRLQVSVCCKERRSESAHPVGSPGESGTSGWQGGGAPSPLCLLLLLLLPVLRLLRVL